One segment of Deinococcus metalli DNA contains the following:
- the aroA gene encoding 3-phosphoshikimate 1-carboxyvinyltransferase: MSADGLPERFDVVVHPARELRGELRAQPSKNYTTRYLLAAALAEGQTRVVGVATSEDAEAMLRCLEDWGAGVTLVGDDAVIRGFGAAPRAGVNLNPGNAGAVARFLMGVAALTTDTTFVTDYADSLGKRPQGDLLTALERLGARVSSDGGRLPITVGGPVRGGVVEVSAEKSSQYASALMFLAPLLPDGLDLRLTDEIKSHAPLRQTLDTLAAFGVRATASEDLSRITIPGGQRYHAERVTVPGDYPGSAAILAAAATVPGVLRLSNLRERDLQGEREAVAVLREMGADIVREGDTLVVRGGRPLHAVTRDGDGFTDAVQALTAAAAGAAGTTTWENVSTLRLKECDRISDTRRELQRLGLSAAETADSLSVTGAERVAGGVTADGHGDHRMIMLLTVLGLRADAPITITGAHHVRKSYPMFFRHLEALGAHFEYRPTDAP, translated from the coding sequence ATGAGTGCCGATGGTCTGCCGGAGCGCTTCGATGTGGTCGTTCACCCCGCGCGGGAACTGCGGGGCGAACTGCGCGCGCAGCCCAGCAAGAACTACACCACCCGTTACCTGCTAGCGGCGGCCCTGGCGGAGGGCCAGACACGCGTGGTGGGCGTGGCGACCAGCGAGGACGCCGAGGCGATGCTGCGCTGCCTGGAGGACTGGGGCGCGGGCGTCACGCTGGTCGGGGACGACGCCGTGATACGCGGCTTCGGCGCGGCGCCGCGCGCGGGCGTGAACCTGAACCCCGGCAACGCGGGCGCCGTGGCCCGCTTCCTGATGGGCGTGGCGGCCCTCACGACCGACACGACCTTCGTCACGGACTACGCGGACTCGCTGGGCAAACGCCCGCAGGGCGACCTGCTCACGGCGCTCGAACGTTTGGGCGCGCGCGTGAGCAGCGACGGCGGCCGACTGCCCATCACGGTCGGCGGTCCGGTGCGTGGCGGCGTTGTCGAGGTCAGCGCCGAGAAGTCCAGCCAGTACGCGTCCGCGCTGATGTTCCTGGCCCCGCTGCTGCCGGACGGCCTGGACCTGCGCCTGACCGATGAGATCAAGAGCCACGCGCCGCTGCGCCAGACGCTCGATACCCTGGCGGCCTTCGGGGTGCGCGCCACGGCGAGCGAGGACCTCAGCCGCATCACCATTCCCGGCGGCCAGCGCTACCACGCCGAGCGCGTGACGGTGCCCGGCGATTACCCCGGATCGGCGGCGATCCTCGCGGCGGCCGCGACGGTGCCGGGCGTGCTGCGGCTCTCGAACCTGCGCGAACGCGACCTCCAGGGCGAACGCGAGGCCGTGGCGGTGCTGCGCGAGATGGGCGCGGACATCGTGAGGGAGGGCGACACGCTGGTCGTGCGGGGCGGGCGGCCGCTCCACGCGGTCACGCGCGACGGCGACGGCTTCACGGACGCCGTGCAGGCCCTCACGGCGGCGGCGGCGGGCGCGGCCGGCACCACCACGTGGGAGAACGTCTCCACCCTGCGCCTGAAGGAATGCGACCGCATCAGTGACACGCGCCGGGAACTGCAGCGGCTGGGCCTGAGCGCCGCCGAGACCGCCGACTCCCTGAGTGTCACCGGGGCCGAGCGCGTCGCGGGGGGCGTCACGGCCGACGGACACGGCGACCACCGCATGATCATGCTGCTGACGGTGCTGGGCCTGCGCGCGGACGCGCCCATCACGATCACCGGGGCGCACCATGTCCGCAAGAGCTACCCGATGTTCTTCCGGCACCTGGAAGCGCTGGGCGCCCACTTCGAGTACCGCCCGACCGACGCGCCCTGA
- a CDS encoding DEAD/DEAH box helicase encodes MKLSRLPPGFGLDTAAQGLALREGAVQNVSREWTDAGWRATGDVQDAGTTYHASVELTPPPDPQLRASSCTCGRYRCRHVAALVLATDPPPTPRPAAIPAAPVPRATEEALDARTQQWLASFQEQPGQTRGRQFELRYLLRLLPPASGGGSRRVAIQVMRVPVRGDLPDLRGAERYSVPRTLSTAPGFVRRDDRILRLLEMATAPAHEPGRYGEELYALTDHPAGDLLIDSLLGSGRLCWERADQPLRRGPELAGELAWASDARGAQTPTLIAPHVPGAVVLPVTPPWAVQPDIAELSRLGVNASPDQVARFLSGPSLAPAQATALAHAITASGLNLPIPQTVQVREEDLPYTPQLHLMGRTATVYVRDGWARRPETRVFPAAELRHAYGGLAVPDGAASSGPTLYRDGVLTRVTRRPQQERDASRDLHLAGFQRLEDLYQGDFTLPGDLGDLLSLDGDDAWADFMREGRHALEAQGFTVLLHPDFPLNFAQITDWYGHADDSAGGWFTLDLGIVVDGQQVSLIPVLADLIARQPELFTPEALQDLSDDETITATLADGRRVALPAGRIRAILSVLVELNLRDLPPGPLKLPLLDAARLAELEGAVQARWLGAERLLDLGRRLRDFGGIDPVRPPQGLNADLRPYQLQGLAWLQFLRQYDMGGILADDMGLGKTVQTLAHLLLEQESGRADRPSLVVAPTSVIGNWQSEAAKFAPSLRVLTLHGKDRRASFERIPQHDLILTTYPLLPRDLEDLAAFAYHLVILDEAQNIKNSKTAAAKAAGALDARYRLALTGTPLENHLGELWSQFNFLAPGLLHDERTFRELYRTPIEKRGDPARRTALAARVRPFILRREKRDVARELPPKTEIPVRVTLDGDQRDLYETVRVTMQGRVQEELRARGLARSTIAILDALLKLRQAVTDPRLVKLDAAAGVQGNAKFDWLQGNLPQMLEEGRRVLIFSSFATLLGHLEPWLKAEGIPYSMLTGQTQDRQEQIDAFQAGRTHVFLITLKAGGVGLNLTAADTVIHYDPWWNPAAEDQATDRAYRIGQDKPVFVYKLIAAGSVEERILDLQGRKANLARAVLDGGLSDATQLTAADLDRLFAPLEDEEDAGAPSAPARAELRS; translated from the coding sequence GTGAAGCTCAGCCGGTTGCCGCCCGGGTTCGGCCTGGATACGGCCGCCCAGGGCCTCGCGCTGCGGGAAGGCGCGGTGCAGAACGTGTCGCGCGAGTGGACAGACGCCGGCTGGCGCGCCACCGGCGACGTGCAGGACGCCGGCACCACGTACCACGCCAGCGTGGAGCTGACTCCGCCGCCCGACCCGCAGCTGCGGGCGTCGTCGTGCACCTGCGGCCGCTACCGCTGCCGGCACGTGGCGGCCCTGGTGCTCGCTACCGATCCGCCGCCCACGCCCCGCCCCGCGGCGATTCCCGCCGCGCCCGTCCCGCGCGCCACCGAGGAAGCGCTCGACGCGCGTACCCAGCAGTGGCTGGCGTCCTTCCAAGAGCAGCCGGGCCAGACGCGCGGCCGGCAGTTCGAGTTGCGCTACCTGCTGCGCCTGCTGCCCCCCGCCAGCGGTGGCGGTTCGCGGCGGGTCGCCATCCAGGTCATGCGGGTGCCGGTGCGCGGCGACCTGCCCGACCTGCGCGGCGCTGAGCGCTATAGCGTGCCCAGGACGCTCTCGACCGCGCCCGGCTTCGTGCGCCGCGACGACCGTATCCTGCGGCTGCTGGAGATGGCCACCGCGCCCGCCCATGAGCCCGGCCGCTACGGCGAGGAACTGTACGCCCTGACGGACCACCCCGCCGGCGACCTGCTGATCGACTCGCTGCTCGGTTCCGGCCGGCTGTGCTGGGAACGCGCGGACCAGCCGCTGCGGCGCGGTCCGGAGCTTGCCGGTGAACTCGCGTGGGCCAGCGACGCCCGCGGCGCCCAGACGCCGACCCTGATCGCCCCGCACGTGCCGGGCGCGGTCGTGCTGCCGGTCACGCCCCCGTGGGCGGTGCAGCCGGACATCGCGGAACTCAGCCGCCTGGGCGTGAACGCCAGCCCGGATCAGGTCGCCCGCTTCCTGTCCGGCCCCAGCCTGGCGCCGGCCCAGGCCACAGCGCTGGCCCACGCGATCACTGCGTCCGGCCTGAACCTGCCCATCCCGCAGACCGTGCAGGTGCGTGAAGAGGACCTGCCGTACACCCCTCAGCTGCACCTGATGGGCCGCACCGCCACCGTGTATGTCCGCGACGGCTGGGCCCGCCGACCCGAGACGCGGGTGTTCCCGGCGGCCGAACTCCGGCACGCCTACGGCGGTCTGGCCGTTCCCGACGGCGCCGCCAGCAGCGGCCCCACCCTGTACCGCGACGGGGTCCTGACGCGCGTGACCCGCCGGCCCCAGCAGGAACGCGACGCCAGCCGCGACCTGCACCTCGCCGGCTTCCAGCGCCTGGAAGACCTGTACCAGGGCGACTTCACGCTGCCCGGAGACCTCGGCGACCTGCTGAGTCTGGACGGCGACGACGCGTGGGCCGACTTCATGCGCGAGGGCCGCCACGCGCTGGAAGCCCAGGGCTTCACGGTCCTGCTCCACCCGGACTTCCCGCTGAACTTCGCGCAGATCACCGACTGGTATGGGCACGCCGACGACAGCGCCGGCGGGTGGTTCACCCTCGACCTGGGCATCGTGGTGGACGGCCAGCAGGTCAGCCTGATCCCCGTGCTGGCCGACCTGATCGCCCGGCAGCCGGAACTGTTCACGCCCGAGGCGCTGCAGGATCTCTCCGACGACGAGACCATCACCGCCACCCTGGCAGATGGCCGCCGCGTCGCTTTGCCCGCCGGGCGCATCCGCGCCATCCTGAGCGTGCTGGTTGAACTCAATCTGCGCGACCTGCCGCCCGGCCCGCTGAAGCTCCCGCTGCTCGACGCCGCCCGCCTTGCCGAACTGGAGGGCGCCGTGCAGGCCCGCTGGCTGGGCGCCGAGCGCCTGCTCGACCTCGGCCGCCGTCTGCGCGACTTCGGCGGCATCGACCCGGTGCGGCCCCCGCAGGGCCTGAACGCCGATCTGCGCCCGTACCAGCTCCAGGGCCTCGCGTGGCTGCAGTTCCTGCGCCAGTACGACATGGGCGGCATCCTGGCCGACGACATGGGGCTGGGCAAGACGGTCCAGACGCTCGCGCACCTGCTGCTGGAGCAGGAGTCCGGCCGCGCCGACCGGCCCAGTCTGGTGGTCGCGCCGACCTCCGTGATCGGGAACTGGCAGTCCGAGGCGGCGAAGTTCGCGCCGTCGCTGCGGGTGCTGACGCTGCACGGCAAGGACCGCCGCGCGAGCTTCGAGCGGATTCCGCAGCACGACCTGATCCTGACGACGTATCCGCTGCTGCCGCGCGATCTGGAAGATCTGGCGGCGTTCGCGTACCACCTGGTGATCCTGGACGAGGCGCAGAACATCAAGAACAGCAAGACCGCCGCGGCGAAGGCGGCCGGCGCGCTGGACGCCCGCTACCGCCTGGCGCTGACGGGCACGCCGCTGGAAAACCATCTGGGCGAGCTGTGGTCGCAGTTCAACTTCCTGGCGCCGGGCCTGCTGCACGACGAGCGGACCTTCCGGGAGCTGTACCGCACGCCCATCGAGAAGCGCGGCGATCCCGCGCGGCGGACGGCGCTGGCGGCTCGGGTGCGGCCGTTCATCCTGCGGCGCGAGAAGCGCGACGTGGCGCGCGAGCTGCCGCCCAAGACCGAGATCCCCGTGCGCGTGACGCTGGACGGCGACCAGCGCGACCTGTACGAGACCGTGCGCGTGACCATGCAGGGCCGCGTGCAGGAGGAGCTGCGCGCCCGCGGTCTGGCCCGGTCCACCATCGCCATCCTGGACGCGCTGCTCAAGCTCCGCCAGGCCGTGACCGATCCGCGCCTGGTGAAGCTGGACGCCGCGGCGGGCGTGCAGGGCAACGCGAAGTTCGACTGGCTGCAGGGCAACCTGCCGCAGATGCTGGAGGAGGGCCGCCGCGTGCTGATCTTCAGCTCCTTCGCCACGCTGCTGGGCCACCTGGAGCCGTGGCTCAAAGCCGAGGGCATCCCGTACTCCATGCTGACCGGGCAGACGCAGGACCGCCAGGAGCAGATCGACGCGTTCCAGGCCGGGCGCACGCACGTGTTCCTGATCACCCTCAAGGCCGGTGGGGTGGGCCTGAACCTCACCGCTGCCGACACCGTCATTCACTACGACCCGTGGTGGAACCCGGCCGCCGAGGACCAGGCGACGGACCGCGCGTACCGCATCGGGCAGGACAAGCCGGTCTTCGTGTACAAGCTGATCGCGGCGGGCAGCGTGGAGGAGCGCATCCTCGACCTGCAGGGCCGCAAGGCGAACCTGGCGCGCGCCGTGCTGGACGGAGGCCTGAGCGACGCGACGCAGCTCACGGCCGCAGACCTCGACCGGCTGTTCGCGCCGCTGGAGGACGAGGAGGACGCGGGCGCCCCTTCGGCCCCCGCGCGCGCGGAGCTGCGCTCCTGA
- a CDS encoding YiaA/YiaB family inner membrane protein: MTQRTPSPYTAPDLIGDSPAWLGFIWLAFLISMAAMLVGIWYLPVDAWMRGYLLMGTLFLTASTLTLSKSLRDRHEYERLVNRVKTARTEQVLSQYEG; this comes from the coding sequence ATGACGCAGCGCACGCCGTCGCCCTACACCGCTCCGGACCTGATCGGAGACTCGCCCGCGTGGCTCGGCTTCATCTGGCTCGCGTTCCTGATCAGCATGGCCGCGATGCTGGTCGGGATCTGGTACCTGCCCGTCGACGCCTGGATGCGCGGCTACCTGCTGATGGGCACGCTGTTCCTGACCGCCAGCACCCTGACCCTCAGCAAGTCGCTGCGCGACCGGCACGAGTACGAACGGCTCGTCAACCGCGTCAAGACGGCCCGGACGGAACAGGTGCTCAGCCAGTACGAGGGCTGA
- a CDS encoding FTR1 family protein — protein MRRFLTVLIAVAVGILPGAVAAPAADLATAGEGMRARLVDATLELDFDAAQATRLVAQARAEYAGISAQIETADPAAARGVRAALDAAQAAAARGEAAPLARAGAQAWTALLRGVTTGLEASVQAGDAQGAREWLAAREYRVASSLTRLNADATTAVEALASGRMSPADALTAVRSDVLDAYQARLLGALRDLADDRARGFAVLGAEHAALAQGYAALLRPAYAAQRGEAAARALDAQLAALPATLDAVNAALGDFRAAPLTAREVAARAAQVTRFLGLVPVEYARGVKTDGGRPIVTLAVEVNEARTFLSGARSALADLSPLLPPATGAPLTRAFGDLHAQLSPEGMARAVPSPDELRGRVQALQQQLRAAFPPAWQHQDASGDLDVVRAQLDAVVAAAQAGEWTAAETARLDAYALLESGTEARIAVFNPDLKARLEGLVWNGTAPSGLATLIHTRAPAREFQVTRAALQTTLADVAGVLGTEAAPGAVATNAGIIVFREGLEAVLILAALMGSLRRPAVRPLRRPMWLGAAGAMIGTAATWFVMQGALSLLGRYGEKLEAVVSVIAIGVLLLIMNWFYHQVYWTDRMASMQQHKHTLTHGAAHRAQWWGLAVLGFTSIYREGFETVLFLQSLVLQVGAVPVLGGAGAGLAAVCGVGVAVFRWQAKLPMKKLLIWTGVLIAAVLAVMVGNTVHTLQLVGWLPVHPLPVALPAGLGLWLGVHATWEGVLLQGASVVAVVGSFLAAEFLKERELAARRAGPTVST, from the coding sequence ATGCGCCGGTTCCTGACTGTGTTGATCGCCGTGGCCGTCGGCATCCTGCCCGGCGCCGTGGCTGCCCCCGCCGCGGACCTCGCCACCGCTGGCGAGGGCATGCGCGCGCGCCTGGTCGACGCCACGCTGGAACTCGACTTCGATGCCGCGCAGGCGACGCGGCTGGTCGCGCAGGCCCGCGCGGAGTACGCCGGCATCTCGGCGCAGATCGAGACGGCCGATCCCGCCGCGGCACGTGGCGTGCGCGCCGCGCTGGACGCGGCCCAGGCCGCCGCCGCCCGCGGCGAGGCGGCCCCGCTGGCCCGCGCGGGCGCCCAGGCGTGGACGGCGCTGCTGCGCGGCGTGACCACCGGTCTGGAAGCCAGCGTGCAGGCCGGCGACGCCCAGGGCGCCCGCGAATGGCTTGCGGCCCGCGAGTACCGCGTGGCGAGCAGCCTGACCCGCCTGAACGCCGACGCGACCACCGCCGTCGAGGCCCTTGCCTCTGGCCGGATGAGCCCCGCCGACGCCCTGACCGCCGTGCGCTCGGACGTGCTCGACGCGTACCAGGCGCGGCTGCTGGGCGCGCTGCGCGACCTCGCGGACGACCGCGCGCGCGGTTTCGCGGTGCTGGGCGCTGAACACGCCGCCCTGGCGCAGGGCTACGCCGCCCTGCTGCGTCCCGCATACGCCGCGCAGCGGGGCGAGGCGGCCGCCCGCGCTCTGGACGCACAGCTCGCTGCGCTGCCGGCCACACTGGACGCCGTGAACGCCGCGCTGGGCGACTTCCGTGCCGCGCCGCTGACCGCCCGCGAGGTCGCGGCCCGTGCGGCGCAGGTCACGCGCTTCCTGGGACTGGTGCCGGTCGAGTACGCGCGCGGCGTCAAGACCGACGGCGGGCGGCCCATCGTGACCCTCGCAGTCGAGGTGAACGAGGCCCGCACGTTCCTGAGCGGCGCGCGGTCGGCGCTGGCTGACCTGAGCCCGCTGCTGCCGCCTGCGACTGGCGCGCCGCTCACACGCGCTTTCGGTGACCTGCACGCCCAGCTCAGCCCAGAGGGCATGGCCCGTGCGGTGCCCAGCCCCGACGAGCTGCGCGGCCGCGTCCAGGCCCTCCAGCAGCAGCTGCGCGCCGCGTTCCCGCCCGCGTGGCAGCACCAGGACGCCAGCGGCGACCTCGACGTGGTGCGCGCGCAGCTCGACGCGGTGGTGGCCGCCGCCCAGGCCGGCGAGTGGACGGCTGCCGAGACCGCCCGCCTGGACGCCTACGCCCTGCTCGAGAGCGGCACCGAGGCGCGCATCGCGGTGTTCAACCCGGATCTCAAGGCGCGGCTGGAGGGCCTGGTGTGGAACGGCACGGCGCCCAGCGGCCTGGCGACCCTGATCCACACCCGCGCGCCCGCCCGCGAGTTCCAGGTGACCCGCGCGGCCCTCCAGACCACCCTGGCGGACGTCGCGGGCGTGCTCGGCACCGAGGCGGCGCCGGGCGCGGTCGCCACCAACGCCGGCATCATCGTGTTCCGCGAGGGCCTGGAGGCCGTCCTGATCCTCGCGGCGCTGATGGGCAGTCTGCGCCGTCCCGCCGTGCGCCCCCTGCGGCGGCCGATGTGGCTGGGCGCGGCCGGCGCGATGATCGGCACCGCCGCCACGTGGTTCGTGATGCAGGGCGCGCTGTCGCTGCTGGGCCGCTACGGCGAGAAGCTCGAGGCCGTGGTGAGCGTGATCGCGATCGGCGTGCTGCTGCTGATCATGAACTGGTTCTACCACCAGGTGTACTGGACCGACCGCATGGCCTCCATGCAGCAGCACAAGCACACGCTCACGCACGGCGCGGCGCACCGGGCGCAGTGGTGGGGGCTGGCGGTGCTGGGCTTCACCAGCATCTACCGCGAGGGCTTCGAGACGGTGCTGTTCCTCCAGTCGCTGGTGTTGCAGGTCGGCGCGGTGCCGGTGCTGGGCGGCGCGGGCGCGGGCCTCGCGGCGGTGTGCGGCGTGGGCGTGGCCGTGTTCCGCTGGCAGGCGAAACTGCCCATGAAGAAGCTGCTGATCTGGACCGGCGTGCTCATCGCCGCCGTGCTCGCCGTGATGGTGGGCAACACCGTGCACACGCTGCAACTGGTGGGCTGGCTGCCGGTGCATCCGCTCCCCGTGGCGCTGCCGGCCGGGCTGGGGCTGTGGCTGGGCGTGCACGCCACCTGGGAGGGCGTACTGCTCCAGGGGGCGTCCGTGGTCGCCGTGGTCGGTTCCTTCCTGGCCGCCGAGTTCCTCAAGGAGCGGGAACTCGCCGCCCGGCGCGCCGGGCCGACCGTGTCCACGTAA
- a CDS encoding PQQ-dependent sugar dehydrogenase, whose protein sequence is MLRPLTLALLTVSCAVPTPAAAQTSPALKTPDGFKVMEYATGFKQPRFMVVASTGDVLLSDMGAGTVYVLPDANKDGKADSKQVYATGLNQPHGLAIHGGYLYVAETDKVVRYAYKPGDTKASGQPETLLTLPSGGGHSTRTVEFGPDGKMYVAAGSSCNVCEETDTKRAAIWVYDADGKNGKPYATGLRNPVGIEWVGDTLYATNNGRDQLGDDLPPEGFYKVKAGGFYGWPYCYTTKSGEAQVWDKDFGKKTAATCTGATPAFALTTAHSAPLGLAAYTGASFPATYKGQLFVALHGSWNRSAKSGYKVVTVDPQTGKVADFLTGFLSGQKTLGRPVDLVVAPDGALLLTDDGNGKVWRIQSSS, encoded by the coding sequence ATGCTGCGGCCCCTGACTCTGGCCCTCCTGACCGTGTCGTGTGCCGTGCCCACGCCCGCCGCCGCCCAGACCTCGCCGGCCCTCAAGACGCCCGACGGCTTCAAGGTCATGGAATACGCCACCGGCTTCAAGCAGCCGCGCTTCATGGTGGTCGCCAGCACCGGCGACGTGCTGCTGAGCGACATGGGCGCCGGCACCGTGTATGTCCTCCCGGACGCGAATAAGGACGGCAAGGCCGACAGCAAGCAGGTGTACGCCACTGGCCTGAACCAGCCACACGGCCTGGCCATCCACGGCGGCTACCTGTACGTGGCCGAGACCGATAAGGTCGTGCGCTACGCCTACAAGCCCGGCGACACCAAGGCCAGCGGCCAGCCCGAGACGCTGCTCACGCTGCCCAGCGGCGGCGGCCACTCCACCCGCACCGTGGAGTTCGGCCCGGACGGCAAGATGTACGTGGCGGCCGGCAGCTCCTGCAACGTGTGCGAGGAGACCGACACCAAGCGCGCCGCCATCTGGGTCTACGACGCAGACGGCAAGAACGGCAAGCCCTACGCCACCGGCCTGCGCAACCCGGTCGGCATCGAGTGGGTGGGCGACACGCTCTACGCCACCAACAACGGCCGCGACCAGCTGGGCGACGACCTGCCGCCCGAGGGCTTCTACAAGGTCAAGGCCGGCGGCTTCTACGGCTGGCCGTACTGCTACACCACCAAGTCCGGCGAGGCCCAGGTGTGGGACAAGGACTTCGGCAAGAAGACCGCCGCCACCTGCACCGGCGCCACCCCCGCCTTCGCGCTGACCACCGCGCACTCCGCGCCGCTGGGCCTGGCCGCGTACACCGGTGCGAGCTTCCCCGCCACCTACAAGGGGCAGCTGTTCGTCGCGCTGCACGGCAGCTGGAACCGCAGCGCCAAGAGCGGCTACAAGGTCGTCACGGTCGATCCACAGACGGGCAAGGTCGCGGACTTCCTGACCGGGTTCCTGTCGGGCCAGAAGACGCTCGGCCGGCCTGTGGACCTCGTGGTCGCTCCGGATGGCGCGCTGCTGCTCACGGACGACGGCAACGGGAAGGTCTGGCGCATCCAGTCGTCGTCCTGA
- the trpE gene encoding anthranilate synthase component I yields the protein MTTAHATPTPDTLHLAVTELNADLDTPVTAYLKVAQGETVTFLLESVEAGEKLGRYSFIGVGEQGRFEYRAGHVHSSGVFGDGTGPDADPLARLYAAITRTVPVPDGLPAFVGGAVGYAAYDIVRAYERLPDANPDELDVPDACFIAPRGMVIFDHLRHRLVAVATAPSVDAAEAEVQTLVARLRGPLPDVPGQGSVPAPQFTSNFTPQGYQAAVERALEYIRAGDIFQVVPAQRFSAELGGVHPFALYRALRRVNPSPYLGYLQLGPVTLVASSPESLLASDGASVTTRPIAGTRPRGATPEADHALAAELLADEKERAEHLMLVDLGRNDLGRVSEYGSVRVQDAFTIERYSHVMHIVSSVTGQLRAGQTPLHALASVQPMGTVSGAPKIRAMEIIDELEPVRRGPYGGSFGYIAFDGSMDMALTLRTMVIAHGRVHIQAGAGIVADSDPVSEELETRAKAAALMRAVELAAGGL from the coding sequence ATGACCACAGCCCACGCCACGCCGACCCCCGATACCCTCCACCTGGCCGTCACCGAGCTGAACGCCGATCTGGACACGCCCGTCACTGCATACCTGAAAGTGGCCCAGGGCGAGACCGTCACCTTCCTGCTCGAGAGCGTGGAGGCCGGCGAGAAGCTCGGCCGCTACTCGTTCATCGGGGTGGGCGAGCAGGGCCGCTTCGAGTACCGCGCCGGGCACGTGCACTCCAGCGGCGTGTTCGGCGACGGGACCGGGCCGGACGCGGACCCGCTCGCCCGGCTGTACGCCGCGATCACCCGCACCGTGCCGGTACCCGACGGGCTGCCCGCCTTCGTGGGGGGCGCGGTCGGGTACGCCGCGTACGACATCGTGCGGGCGTACGAACGCCTGCCGGACGCCAATCCGGACGAGCTGGACGTGCCGGACGCGTGTTTCATCGCGCCGCGCGGCATGGTGATCTTCGATCACCTGCGTCACCGCCTGGTCGCGGTGGCGACGGCCCCATCGGTCGACGCCGCCGAGGCCGAGGTGCAGACGCTGGTCGCCCGCCTGCGCGGCCCGCTGCCGGACGTACCGGGGCAGGGCAGCGTGCCCGCGCCGCAGTTCACCAGCAACTTCACGCCGCAGGGCTACCAGGCCGCGGTGGAGCGCGCGCTGGAGTACATCCGCGCCGGCGACATCTTCCAGGTGGTGCCCGCGCAGCGCTTCAGTGCGGAGCTGGGCGGCGTGCACCCCTTCGCGCTGTACCGCGCGCTGCGCCGCGTGAATCCCAGTCCGTACCTGGGCTACCTGCAACTCGGGCCGGTCACGCTGGTCGCCAGCAGCCCGGAGAGCCTGCTCGCCAGCGACGGCGCCTCGGTCACGACCCGGCCGATCGCCGGCACGCGGCCGCGCGGCGCCACGCCGGAAGCCGACCACGCGCTCGCGGCCGAACTGCTGGCCGACGAGAAGGAGCGCGCCGAGCACCTGATGCTGGTGGACCTGGGCCGCAACGACCTCGGCCGGGTCAGCGAATACGGCAGCGTGCGCGTGCAGGACGCCTTCACCATCGAGCGCTACAGCCACGTGATGCACATCGTGTCCAGCGTGACCGGGCAGTTGCGCGCCGGCCAGACGCCGCTGCACGCGCTGGCGAGCGTTCAGCCGATGGGCACGGTCAGCGGCGCGCCGAAGATCCGCGCTATGGAGATCATCGACGAACTCGAACCCGTGCGGCGCGGTCCGTACGGCGGCAGCTTCGGGTACATCGCCTTCGACGGCAGCATGGACATGGCCCTCACGCTGCGGACCATGGTGATCGCGCACGGCCGCGTGCACATCCAGGCGGGCGCGGGCATCGTCGCGGACAGCGACCCGGTCAGCGAGGAACTCGAGACCCGCGCCAAGGCCGCCGCCCTGATGCGCGCGGTGGAACTCGCCGCCGGTGGGCTGTGA